A single genomic interval of Daucus carota subsp. sativus chromosome 1, DH1 v3.0, whole genome shotgun sequence harbors:
- the LOC108205631 gene encoding uncharacterized protein ycf36, whose product MATSSLLSLKPTLCPPLFTSLSPPIFSPNLSPISPSLPRKNIPKLPSYSSYENSNYNSPETECPVPLDQQPVNEYQSLSTSQPYSWASGDLAEFSSRVFGTGLSFALFVGLPVSWYGSAGIGLDPVKRVVGAVAAGVFVATFVVVRMYLGWAYVGNRLLSATVEYEETGWYDGQIWVKTPEVLARDRLLGSFSVKPVLSRLKNTLVGLGLSLFMCIILFVNTEGSPKETYVSSDQAGGRAVRGVYSEESARSFEPEAFCGESGISPSLAK is encoded by the exons ATGGCAACATCTTCACTCCTTTCACTAAAACCAACCTTATGTCCTCCCCTCttcacctctctctctccccccatcttctctcccaatctctcccCAATCTCTCCATCTCTCCCAAGAAAAAACATTCCCAAACTACCCTCTTACTCCTCATACGAGAACTCAAACTACAACTCCCCGGAAACAGAGTGCCCTGTTCCGCTTGATCAGCAGCCTGTGAATGAGTACCAGTCTTTATCTACTTCTCAGCCTTATTCATGGGCCTCTGGTGATCTTGCTGAGTTCTCTTCCAGGGTGTTTGGGACTGGGCTTTCTTTTGCTCTTTTTGTTGGGCTGCCTGTTTCTTGGTATGGGTCGGCTGGGATTGGTTTGGACCCGGTGAAGAGAGTGGTGGGTGCTGTGGCTGCTGGGGTTTTTGTGGCTACTTTTGTTGTTGTGAGGATGTATTTGGGTTGGGCTTATGTGGGTAATCGCTTGCTCAGTGCCACTGTTGAAT ATGAGGAGACTGGGTGGTATGATGGTCAG ATATGGGTGAAGACTCCTGAAGTTTTAGCACGTGATCGACTTCTAGGTTCATTTTCT GTGAAGCCAGTTCTCAGCAGATTAAAGAACACTCTGGTGGGTCTTGGGTTGTCCTTGTTTATGTGTATCATTCTCTTTGTCAACACTGAAGGCAGCCCAAAAGAGACCTATGTATCATCCGACCAAGCAGGTGGTAGAGCTGTACGTGGAGTTTATAGTGAAGAGTCAGCGAGATCGTTTGAGCCAGAAGCTTTTTGTGGCGAATCTGGCATTTCACCCTCTCTGGCAAAGTAA